In a genomic window of Gigantopelta aegis isolate Gae_Host chromosome 9, Gae_host_genome, whole genome shotgun sequence:
- the LOC121382129 gene encoding uncharacterized protein LOC121382129 isoform X2, with amino-acid sequence MNDLSTDGKNAFFSEVTLISSDEAANDVCNHNDVHYDTHRSTAQPVVTPPFVECKVSDVDGKALISTCCKKSLLSKSMFNTLRLPDTRLPNVYTSILLQDRRFDYRFEVRDDIPDIVIGIDFLITYKCVVNFRDMTLSIDCGALDVPFLEKTDIPLKYRVHRNLAASF; translated from the exons ATGAACGACCTTTCAACTGACGGCAAG aATGCGTTTTTCTCTGAAGTTACACTGATATCCTCAGACGAAGCCGCTAACGATGTCTGCAACCACAACGACGTTCACTATGACACCCACAGATCGACCGCACAACCAGTCGTTACACCGCCCTTTGTAGAGTGCAAG GTATCCGACGTAGATGGCAAAGCCCTCATCAGTACATGCTGTAAGAAATCTTTACTCAGCAAGTCCATGTTTAACACACTAAG GTTGCCAGATACTCGTTTACCGAATGTGTATACTTCAATCCTTTTGCAAGACCGTCGATTTGATTACAGGTTCGAAGTGAGAG atgaCATACCCGATATTGTAATTGGAATAGATTTCCTCATAACCTATAAG TGTGTGGTGAATTTCAGAGACATGACTCTCAGCATAGACTGTGGCGCCCTGGACGTGCCGTTCCTGGAGAAGACGGACATACCTCTCAAGTACAGAGTCCATCGGAATCTCGCAGCATCGTTTTAG
- the LOC121382129 gene encoding uncharacterized protein LOC121382129 isoform X1, whose protein sequence is MSEDIIKQAELRHKRKPAGRPGDAALLSDQRHVTSTDLQTAARQKNAFFSEVTLISSDEAANDVCNHNDVHYDTHRSTAQPVVTPPFVECKVSDVDGKALISTCCKKSLLSKSMFNTLRLPDTRLPNVYTSILLQDRRFDYRFEVRDDIPDIVIGIDFLITYKCVVNFRDMTLSIDCGALDVPFLEKTDIPLKYRVHRNLAASF, encoded by the exons ATGAGCGAGGACATCATCAAGCAGGCTGAACTGCGCCACAAACGTAAACCCGCGGGTAGACCGGGGGACGCCGCCCTTCTCTCCGACCAACGCCACGTGACCAGCACCGACCTCCAGACAGCGGCTAGACAGAAA aATGCGTTTTTCTCTGAAGTTACACTGATATCCTCAGACGAAGCCGCTAACGATGTCTGCAACCACAACGACGTTCACTATGACACCCACAGATCGACCGCACAACCAGTCGTTACACCGCCCTTTGTAGAGTGCAAG GTATCCGACGTAGATGGCAAAGCCCTCATCAGTACATGCTGTAAGAAATCTTTACTCAGCAAGTCCATGTTTAACACACTAAG GTTGCCAGATACTCGTTTACCGAATGTGTATACTTCAATCCTTTTGCAAGACCGTCGATTTGATTACAGGTTCGAAGTGAGAG atgaCATACCCGATATTGTAATTGGAATAGATTTCCTCATAACCTATAAG TGTGTGGTGAATTTCAGAGACATGACTCTCAGCATAGACTGTGGCGCCCTGGACGTGCCGTTCCTGGAGAAGACGGACATACCTCTCAAGTACAGAGTCCATCGGAATCTCGCAGCATCGTTTTAG